In Tripterygium wilfordii isolate XIE 37 chromosome 15, ASM1340144v1, whole genome shotgun sequence, one DNA window encodes the following:
- the LOC119979917 gene encoding IQ domain-containing protein IQM2-like, whose amino-acid sequence MDHHVQTKRLPKRSMEHPSNREHEAARRLQKVYRSYRTIRKLADCAVLVGPTWWQPPKLGKGLSKSYKARHMVLVSLHWLEVIDPRHRYGHNLDLYYNKWLQCEIKEPFFSWLDVGEGKKLNLDECQRLKLQRECINYLGPMERKAYEVIIEDGKFLYKQTREFLHTTSDHAKWIYVLSPSKILYAGKKRKGTFQHSSFLAGGATIAAGRLVVEDGILKEVSRQSGHYHPREENLKDFSSFLIENNVDLTYVQITSINEEK is encoded by the exons ATGGATCACCATGTCCAAACAAAAAGACTACCAAAAAG ATCCATGGAACATCCAAGCAACCGTGAACACGAGGCCGCAAGAAGGTTGCAGAAAGTTTACAGAAGTTACCGAACCATAAGAAAACTCGCAGATTGTGCTGTTCTTGTTGGTCCAACATGGTGGCAGCCTCCCAAG CTAGGAAAAGGTTTGTCGAAGAGTTATAAAGCCCGACACATGGTATTGGTATCGCTGCACTGGCTTGAGGTG ATTGATCCGCGGCATCGATATGGACACAATCTAGACTTGTATTACAATAAATGGCTTCAGTGTGAGATTAAAGAACCCTTCTTTTCCTG GTTAGATGTAGGGGAGGGCAAAAAGTTAAATCTCGATGAATGCCAACGATTAAAACTTCAACGGGAGTGCATCAACTATCTTGGTCCA ATGGAAAGGAAGGCGTACGAAGTCATTATCGAGGATGGGAAGTTTTTATACAAGCAAACAAGGGAGTTCCTGCACACAACTAGTGATCATGCAAAATGGATTTATGTCCTCAGCCCATCTAAGATCTTGTATGCtggcaagaaaagaaagggtACCTTCCAGCATTCGAGCTTCTTGGCTGGAG GTGCCACCATTGCTGCTGGGAGATTAGTTGTTGAAGATGGCATACTTAAG GAAGTCTCGCGTCAAAGTGGTCATTATCACCCCAGAGAAGAGAATTTAAAGGACTTCAGTTCATTTCTCATAGAGAATAATGTGGATCTCACATATGTTCag ATCACGtcaattaatgaagaaaaataa